The following coding sequences are from one Triticum dicoccoides isolate Atlit2015 ecotype Zavitan chromosome 4A, WEW_v2.0, whole genome shotgun sequence window:
- the LOC119287320 gene encoding uncharacterized protein LOC119287320, with protein MATARLRSASASSLRGILLRHCSAPPRAVSDFQVPGSATWRHFSTCRPNPLAKGNSFGSMASLYSQTRWASQATAVKETDPSGGKISIGPKSKQIKEEDKDDGLVYQGPISSTIKKVKLLSLSTCCLSVSLGPVITFMTSPDMNVILKGGVASTVIFLSATTTAALHWFVSPYIHKLRWRQGSDSFEAEIMSWLATPLKKTIKFADIRPAETNRPFVTFRADGNFYFVDADHFPNKALLERLTPKLPNESAFKNL; from the exons ATGGCGACGGCGAGGCTGCGATCCGCGTCGGCGTCCTCCCTCCGCGGGATCCTCCTCCGCCACTGCTCCGCGCCCCCGCGCGCCGTCTCAG ATTTTCAGGTTCCTGGATCTGCAACATGGAGGCATTTCTCAACATGCAGGCCTAACCCTCTTGCAAAAGGGAACAGCTTTGGCTCAATGGCTTCTCTGTACAGCCAGACAAGATGGGCTTCTCAAGCCACTGCTGTGAAAGAAACTGACCCCAGTGGCGGCAAGATAAGCATTGGGCCCAAATCCAAGCAGATCAAGGAGGAGGACAAAGATGATGGACTGGTTTATCAGGGACCGATATCATCAACCATCAAGAAAGTGAAGCTTCTGTCCCTGTCCACCTGCTGCCTCTCTGTGTCGCTAGGCCCTGTCATAACGTTCATGACTTCGCCCGACATGAATGTGATCCTCAAGGGAGGAGTCGCATCCACCGTGATCTTCCTCAGTGCCACAACAACCGCAGCCCTGCACTGGTTCGTGAGCCCCTACATCCACAAGCTGAGATGGAGGCAGGGTTCAGATAGCTTCGAGGCGGAGATAATGTCATGGCTGGCTACACCCCTGAAGAAGACGATCAAGTTTGCTGACATCAGGCCCGCAGAGACTAACCGGCCTTTCGTCACCTTCAGGGCCGACGGGAACTTCTACTTCGTCGACGCCGACCACTTCCCCAACAAGGCCTTGCTGGAGAGGCTCACGCCTAAGCTCCCCAACGAGTCCGCGTTCAAGAACTTGTGA
- the LOC119287319 gene encoding transcriptional repressor ILP1-like encodes MSSHRKNFRRRADDDDDGGKAEEAGPASRPAAKAQPPPKPRPQGASRLSFADDEEDEDDAEEGPFAQQRSRRPSASVRQARTASPAAAALHRVTPARDRARSSPAVAAAAPAPKPSNFQSHAGEYTPERLRELQKNARPLPGSLMRAPAPPPPPPPAAAESRHQRLAGAAASTSSGPTAAGKAAPAEPVVVLKGLVKPMAQASIGPRRPLPNEVEDNVSEEEAEDDGEDEDKGPLIPDKATIEAIRAKRQQLQQPRHAAPDFISLDGGGVLSSRRDAAGGSSDEEDNEMEGRIAMYSEKTSDGQRSSKGVFQGINNRGPAASLGAMKDRFMEVEDDEVDDEEEEERKWEEAQVKKALGNRMDDSSAQRATNGVSAARQQVQPQPSGYSGGPHYQPSFSGVVPGASVFASGSAEFLSISQQADVASKALQENIRKLKESHKTTVDSLARTDTHLNEALSEISSLEGGLQDAEKKFVYMQELRNYISVMCDFLNDKAFFIEELEEHMQKLHENRALAVSERRAADFADESGVIEAAVSAAISVLSKGPSSANLSAASHAAQAAATAARESANLPPELDEFGRDINLQKRMDLKRREENRRRRKARSESKRLSSARKSATEHIEGELSTDESDTDTSAYLSSRDELLKTADAVFSDAAEEYSSLTIVKDKFEGWKTQYPLAYRDAHVSLSVPSVFTPYVRLELLNWDPLHETTSFFDMQWTNVLVGYGVQDEDSADPNDLDLNLIQVLAEKVALPVLHHRIKHCWDILSTQRTQHAVDATFMVINYVPVTSKALHQLLATVCSRLTEAIADVSVPAWGSMLTRTVPGAAEYAAYRFGVATRLLKNVCLWKKVLAVDALEKLALEELLIGKILPHMKSIILEVHDAVTRAERIAASLSGVWSSPNKKLEPFTDFVLELSNKLKSRHISGVSEEEIRGLARRLKNILVALNEYDKARNILKTFQIREAL; translated from the coding sequence ATGAGCAGCCACCGCAAGAACTTCCGCCGCCgcgcggacgacgacgacgacgggggcAAGGCCGAGGAGGCCGGCCCCGCGAGCAGGCCCGCCGCCAAGGCCCAGCCCCCGCCCAAGCCCAGGCCGCAGGGCGCCAGCCGCCTCAGCTTcgccgacgacgaggaggacgaggacgacgccGAGGAGGGGCCCTTCGCGCAGCAGCGGAGCCGCCGCCCGTCCGCCTCGGTGCGCCAGGCGCGCACGGCCTCCCCGGCCGCGGCGGCCCTCCACCGCGTCACGCCCGCCAGGGACCGGGCCCGGAGCTCGCCGGCCGTCGCCGCGGCGGCTCCCGCGCCCAAGCCGTCCAACTTCCAGAGCCATGCTGGCGAGTACACCCCCGAGCGCCTCCGGGAGCTCCAGAAGAACGCGCGCCCGCTCCCTGGGAGCCTCATGCGGGCTCcggcgccgcctcctccccctcctccggcggCGGCTGAGTCCCGGCACCAGCGGCTGGCTGGAGCTGCGGCCAGCACCTCGTCTGGTCCCACCGCTGCCGGTAAAGCAGCTCCGGCGGAGCCAGTGGTTGTTCTCAAAggtctggtgaaacctatggcacaGGCCAGCATTGGGCCACGGAGACCATTGCCGAACGAGGTTGAAGATAATGTTTCTGAAGAGGAGGCCGAGGATGATGGAGAAGATGAGGACAAAGGGCCACTGATACCTGATAAGGCGACTATCGAAGCCATCCGGGCAAAGCGGCAGCAACTGCAACAGCCGAGGCATGCGGCGCCTGATTTCATCTCCCTTGATGGTGGCGGTGTGCTCAGCAGCAGGAGGGACGCGGCTGGCGGGTCCAGCGATGAAGAGGACAATGAGATGGAGGGTAGGATTGCCATGTACTCTGAGAAGACGAGTGATGGCCAGAGGAGCTCAAAAGGAGTGTTTCAGGGGATCAATAATAGGGGCCCTGCTGCCAGTTTGGGGGCTATGAAAGATAGGTTTATGGAGGTTGAGGATGATGAggttgatgacgaggaggaggaagaaaggaaGTGGGAGGAAGCGCAGGTCAAAAAGGCGCTTGGTAATAGGATGGACGATTCTTCTGCTCAGAGAGCAACGAACGGTGTTTCGGCTGCGAGGCAGCAGGTTCAGCCGCAGCCGTCTGGGTACTCGGGGGGTCCTCATTATCAGCCCTCCTTTAGCGGGGTTGTGCCTGGGGCATCTGTTTTTGCATCGGGTAGTGCAGAGTTCTTGTCCATCTCTCAGCAAGCTGATGTAGCAAGCAAAGCCCTGCAGGAGAACATCAGAAAGCTCAAGGAAAGCCACAAGACAACAGTTGATTCTTTAGCAAGGACCGACACACATCTAAATGAAGCCCTTTCAGAGATTTCCAGCCTGGAGGGTGGCTTGCAGGATGCAGAGAAGAAGTTTGTGTATATGCAGGAGCTCCGGAACTATATTTCTGTCATGTGTGATTTCTTGAATGATAAGGCATTCTTCATAGAGGAGCTGGAGGAGCACATGCAGAAACTGCATGAAAATCGGGCACTGGCTGTTTCAGAGAGGCGGGCTGCCGATTTTGCTGATGAGTCAGGTGTGATTGAAGCTGCGGTGAGTGCAGCAATATCTGTTCTTAGCAAAGGACCGAGCTCAGCTAATCTGTCTGCTGCATCGCATGCTGCACAAGCAGCAGCAACTGCTGCCAGGGAAAGCGCTAACCTACCACCGGAGCTGGATGAGTTTGGCAGAGATATCAACCTCCAGAAGCGTATGGATCTTAAGCGCAGGGAAGAGAACAGGAGGCGAAGAAAAGCTCGATCCGAATCCAAAAGATTGTCTTCTGCAAGAAAGAGTGCTACTGAGCACATTGAAGGTGAGCTAAGCACTGATGAGAGTGACACCGACACCAGTGCTTACCTGTCCAGccgtgatgagttgctcaagactgCTGATGCTGTATTCAGTGATGCTGCAGAGGAATACTCGAGCCTTACAATTGTCAAGGACAAATTTGAAGGCTGGAAAACACAATATCCTTTGGCCTACCGAGATGCTCATGTGTCACTAAGTGTGCCATCTGTGTTTACCCCGTATGTGAGGCTGGAGCTTCTGAATTGGGACCCTCTCCATGAAACAACTAGTTTCTTTGACATGCAGTGGACTAACGTTCTTGTGGGTTATGGAGTGCAAGATGAAGACAGTGCTGACCCTAATGATCTAGATCTGAACCTCATTCAAGTTCTAGCGGAAAAGGTAGCCCTTCCTGTCCTGCACCACCGTATTAAGCACTGCTGGGACATTTTGAGCACGCAAAGAACACAACATGCTGTAGATGCAACTTTTATGGTGATTAACTATGTGCCGGTAACAAGCAAGGCTTTGCATCAACTGCTGGCGACGGTGTGTAGTCGTCTGACTGAGGCAATTGCTGACGTGTCAGTACCAGCCTGGGGATCAATGCTGACAAGGACTGTGCCAGGTGCTGCTGAGTATGCTGCATACAGATTCGGAGTGGCCACACGGCTGCTTAAAAATGTGTGTCTGTGGAAAAAGGTCCTTGCAGTAGATGCCCTGGAGAAACTTGCTCTAGAAGAGCTATTGATAGGAAAGATTCTTCCTCATATGAAAAGTATCATTCTGGAAGTCCATGATGCGGTCACAAGGGCCGAAAGGATAGCCGCATCACTTTCAGGAGTCTGGTCTTCACCAAACAAGAAGCTGGAGCCTTTCACAGATTTCGTGTTGGAACTATCAAACAAGCTCAAGAGTAGACACATTTCAGGCGTTAGTGAAGAAGAGATACGTGGGCTGGCTCGTCGTTTGAAGAACATATTGGTGGCGCTGAACGAGTACGATAAGGCTAGAAATATTTTGAAGACCTTCCAAATCAGAGAAGCTCTCTAG
- the LOC119287321 gene encoding uncharacterized protein LOC119287321, which translates to MAADDADDAPPTKPPPPDADGAGQAGAEALAAYLGVAFALFLASLPAGARHVASLQSRGRILATRLLAAEDQLRQLRARRREDARANARAAEIFAGHRASWAEAERRLLARAAAAADEAASLRARLADAEAQAAALRARADRLERDAADRDGLLNALLAATGNGAGQDEPGARQHQRAPDPAEGYGDTDAEALAAAAALYAQQRQQQDGFGGGDDFYTSSSSSSAAAASGMPPWMDSRSKGWQDMKYESVESMYNTKLAVPRRESPWKVDVESSGVPAKLRLLEQELINLEKVGDGDLSKIPLVMRKQVKRYQTLAGKIDDLCKRMQANDPCDSTPNSELRTQRQTEYLLEAFHLQHRAAETRQKLGTVQAETAKSSFCDELPAEAKVSTRRALSAVRNNFKEIQRSLEIWLARILGDLEGMLARDGASRIREYILSPYASAVR; encoded by the exons ATGGcggccgacgacgccgacgacgcgcCGCCGACCAAGCCCCCTCCCCCGGACGCCGACGGCGCAGGCCAGGCCGgcgccgaggccctggcggcctacCTGGGCGTCGCCTTCGCGCTCTTCCTCGCCTCGCTCCCGGCCGGCGCGCGCCACGTGGCCTCGCTGCAGTCGCGGGGCCGCATCCTGGCCacgcgcctcctcgccgccgagGACCAGCTGCGCCAGCTGCGGGCCCGCCGCCGCGAGGACGCCCGGGCCAACGCGCGCGCCGCCGAGATCTTCGCGGGCCACCGCGCGTCCTGGGCCGAGGCCGAGCGCCGCCTGCTGGCCCGCGCCGCGGCCGCGGCCGACGAGGCCGCCTCCCTCCGCGCGCGCCTCGCCGACGCCGAGGCCCAGGCCGCCGCGCTCCGGGCCCGCGCCGACCGCCTCGAGCGCGACGCCGCCGACCGCGACGGGCTGCTCAACGCGCTCCTCGCCGCCACGGGCAACGGCGCCGGGCAGGACGAACCCGGTGCGCGGCAGCACCAGCGCGCGccggatccggccgagggctacggCGACACCGACGCGGAGGCCCTGGCCGCGGCCGCCGCGCTCTACGCCCAGCAGCGCCAGCAGCAGGACGGcttcggcggcggcgacgacttctacacctcctcctcctcgtcctccgcggcggcggcgtcgggaatGCCGCCCTGGATGGACTCGCGCTCCAAAGGGTGGCAG GACATGAAGTATGAATCAGTTGAGTCAATGTACAACACAAAGCTTGCTGTACCACG GAGAGAATCACCTTGGAAGGTGGATGTGGAATCGTCAGGAGTTCCTGCAAAGCTCCGGCTGCTTGAGCAGGAGTTAATTAATCTGGAGAAGGTTGGAGATGGAGATCTATCCAAGATCCCGTTGGTGATGAGGAAGCAAGTAAAGAGATACCAAACTCTTGCTGGGAAGATCGATGATCTTTGCAAACGGATG CAAGCTAATGACCCCTGCGATTCAACACCCAACTCGGAGTTGAGAACACAGCGGCAAACAGAGTACTTGCTGGAAGCATTCCACCTTCAGCACCGAGCAGCTGAAACAAGGCAGAAGCTGGGCACAGTGCAAGCAGAGACCGCGAAAAGCAGCTTCTGCGATGAGCTGCCAGCAGAAGCCAAAGTGAGCACAAGAAGAGCACTAAGTGCAGTCAGGAACAATTTCAAGGAAATCCAGCGAAGCCTGGAGATTTGGCTGGCGAGGATCCTCGGAGACCTCGAGGGCATGCTGGCGAGGGACGGGGCATCCCGGATAAGAGAGTACATTCTGTCCCCCTACGCGTCTGCTGTTCGATGA